The Crocosphaera sp. UHCC 0190 DNA window AAACCAATCAGGATGGCCGGTGCCCATAGTGATATTAGCGATCGCAAAAAAGAACAAATTTTATTAACCTCATTAATTGATTGTATCCCTGATTTAGTCTTTTGTAAAGATGTTAAAGGGATGTATAAAATGTGTAATCATGCCTTTGAGAATTTTGTGGGATTAGATAGATCAGAAATCCTGGGTAAGACAGATTTTGAACTTTTTCTCCCAGAAGAAGCACTATTTTTTCGGCAACAAGATCGCCTCATGATGCAGCAAAAACAGTCTCGACGCAATGAAGAATGGCTTACCTATCCTGATGGTAGTCGTCGCTTAGTTGATACGTTAAAAACCCCGTTTTGTTGTGCTGAGGGTGAATTAATGGGAACCATTGGTATTAGTCGAGATATTACTGATCGCAAACACAAAGAAGAAGCGATCAAAAAACAAGCAGAACGAGATGCTTTACTTAGTAATATTGCTCGACAATTAATCGACCAAGATCTGAATGTTGCCATTAATTTTATCTTAGAAGCACTAGGGAAATTTACCAACTGCGATCGCAGTTATGTGATCCATTATTTTCCTGAAGAAAAAGCTTGGAGTATGCGCCATGAATGGTCTAGTGAATATACCTCATCAACTATTAGTGATTCTCAAAATATTCCCTTAGAAGTCTTTCCTTGGTTTTCTGAACAATTAATTAATGGCAAAGCAATTTGTATTAATCATGTTGACGATCTTCCCTTGGAAGCTATCGCAGAAAAAGATGCCTTTAAAAACAGTTTAAGCCCTACCTTAGTTGTGGTTCCCATGATGGCAGGTGGCAATATTTTGGGGTATTTAGGATTAGATGGAAAAGCATCAAAACGATGGACAAATAAAGAGGTAAACCTCTTAAAGTTAGTGGGAGAATTAATGGCAATTGCTGAAGCAAGAGCCAATGCAGAAGAAGCACAAAAAGACTCACAGGCAAGATTTGCTGGTATTTTAGATAATGCGAATGAAGCAATTATTTCCATAGACGAGAACCAAAATATTACCCTGTTTAATCATGCAGCAGAAAAAACCTTTGGTTACACAGCAGAGGAAGTGTTAGGGCAACCTTTTAATCTGTTAATTCCTACCCGTTTTACTGACTATCATCAGCAGCATATAAAAACATTTCGAGAAACCCCAGAAACCGCGAGACAAATGGGGGGCCGTCGTCCCGTTTTTGGGCAACGCAAAGATGAAACAGAATTTTTAGCAGAAGTGTCTATCTCTAAAATTAAACTGCGAGGCCGAACTATTTTTACGGCCATTGTTCGGGATATTACGGAACGAAAACAAGCAGAAGAAGCCCTCAAACAAGCAAAAGAAACTGCTGATGCCGCTAACCGAGCTAAAAGTGAATTTTTGGCCAGTATGAGTCATGAATTACGTACTCCCTTAAATGCCATTTTAGGGTTTACACAAGTGATGCAACGAGATCGTTCTTTAAATGAGGAACAACAGCAAAATTTAGGGATTATTGGTCGTAGTGGAGAACATTTATTAGAGTTGATTAATGATATTCTAGAGATGACGAAAATTGAAGCAGGGAGAACGACATTTAATCAAGTTAATTTTGATCTTTATCGTCTTCTCGATAACTTAGAATCAATGCTACACCTCAAAGCAGAAGAAAAGCAATTACAATTAATCTTTGAAAAAGTCCAAGATGTTCCCCAATATATTCAAACCGATGAAGGAAAATTACGTCAAGTATTAATTAATTTGTTAGGTAATGCCATTAAATTTACTCAAGAAGGGGGTGTTATTTTACGAGTTAAAGGAGAACGCCAAAAACGGAAAACCAAGTCCATTATTTTAACCTTTGAAGTAGAAGATACTGGCCCTGGTATTGCCCCTGAAGAAGTGGATCAATTATTTGAAGCCTTTGGACAAACAGAAACAGGTCGAAATTCCCAAGAAGGGACGGGGTTAGGGTTGCCCATTAGTCGAAAATTTGTCCAATTAATGGGGGGAGAAATTACCGTCAGCAGTGTGTTAGGTAGAGGTAGTTTATTTACTTTTAGTATTAAAGTTGACATCGTTACTGCTAATAAAATTAAAGTTCATAAACCCACCCGTCGCGTCATTGGTTTGGCCCCCGAACAACCCCAATATCGAATTTTAGTCGTGGATGATCGCCTAGAAAGTCGTATCCTGTTAGTCAAATTATTGTCTTCCCTGGGGTTTAATGTTCGTCAAGCAAGCAACGGACAACAAGCGTTAGATACTTGGGAAGCCTGGGAACCCCATTTAATTTGGATGGATATGAGAATGCCCGTTATTGATGGTTATAAAGCCACTCAACGCATTAAAGCGACGATGAAAGGACAAGCAACCGTAATTATTGCGTTAACAGCTAGTGCCTTTGAAGAAGAACGAAATTTGGTATTATCGGCAGGATGTGATGATTTTATGCGAAAACCTTTCAGAGAGGAGGTACTTTGGGGAAAAATTGCCCAACATCTCGGTGTGCGTTATCTTTATGAAGACGTAGAGGAGGTTAAAGGTTCTCATAATAAGTTCAAAAATACTACTGAAGAAGAGTCGAGTCTTCTGCAGTCCCATCTCAGAAAAATGCCGAGAGACTGGATTAAAGATCTCCATCAAGCGGCTTTAGAATGTAGTGATGATGGCATACTAGAATTAATTAAGCAAATTCCCCCTGAAAGTGAACCCTTAGCGATCGCCCTGCAAGATTGGGCCCAAAATTTCTTTTTTGAACCTGTTGTTGAATTAACCCAAGTTGAACAGCAAAAAGTAATAAATAATAAGCAATAGCTTCCTTGTCTTTTTATGACCACTGATCGCGGTAATATTTTAGTTGTTGATGATACCCCTGATAATTTACGCTTACTCTCAGTAATGTTATCAGAACAGGGTTATAAAGTTCGTAAAGCCCTCAATGGACAAACTGCCTTAAAAACCATTTATCAAGTTCCCCCCGACTTGATTTTATTAGATATTAATATGCCCTCAATGAATGGCTATGAAGTCTGTAAAAAACTCAAAAAAGAGGCAGGAATTCGAGATATTCCTGTGATTTTCATTAGTGCCTTAGATGATGTTTTAGATAAGGTTAAAGCCTTCGAAGTGGGAGGAGTTGATTATATTACTAAGCCTTTTCAAGCGGAAGAAGTCATTGCCCGCATTGAAAATCAATTAATCATACAACGACAAAAAAAACAACTAAAACAGGAAATTGAAGAACGTCAAAAAACAGAACAAACTCTCAGGGTTTATCTTCATGCTGTTTCCCATGATTTACGAAATCCCGTGTTAGGATTATCGATGGTATTACAAAATTTACTTAAGAAAAATCAAGAAAAAAAAGAGGGAAAAATAGAAGTTTCTTGGCAAATTTTAGAACAAATGTCCCAAAGTTGTGATCGCCAACTTAATTTGATTAATTCTTTAGTAGAAACCCAACAATTTGAAATGGGGGGAATTTCCCTTAATTGTCGTCCTTTAAATTTACTTACCTTTAGTCAGCAATTAGCGGCTGAATGGGAACCGATTTTAAAAGAAAAACAAGCAAAATTACAGACCATAATTCCCGCAGATTTACCCTTAATTAGTGGCGATAGTGATCGCCTGTGGCGTGTCTTTGAAAACCTCTTAGCCAATGCCTTAAAACATAATGATACGGGCATCAAATTAACCCTAAAAGCGGAGATAATAGAAACCAATAAATCTCACTTTATCCGTTGTATTTTAGAAGACGATGGGGTCGGAATTACCCCAGAACAAGCAGCTAACTTATTTGAACGCTATCAACGAGGAAATGAGGCAAAAAAGACATTAGGATTAGGGTTAGGGTTGTACCTTTGTCGTCAAATTATTGAAGCTCATGGAGGAGAAATTGGGGTGATTACTCAGAAAAATCAGGGGGCTAAGTTTTGGTTGACGTTGCCAATTTTGGAAAATTAAATTATTTTAGTGGCCCACCCTTGGGACAATATACCTATAATGATCAAGAGGATCGCCCTCATATTCTAAGATCAAGATGACGGTTAACTGACAACCCTATGTCAAAAATTGAAACTAGAACCGAACCCATGGTACTTAACATGGGGCCCCATCATCCCTCCATGCACGGAGTATTACGTCTCATCGTCACCTTAGACGGAGAAGACGTGGTAGACTGTGAACCCGTTATTGGGTATCTTCATCGGGGGATGGAGAAAATTGCCGAAAATCGGACTAACGTGATGTACGTTCCCTATGTTAGCCGCTGGGACTATGCGGCGGGAATGTTTAATGAAGCGATCACCGTTAATGCCCCTGAAAAATTAGCGGATATTGAAGTTCCTAAACGGGCCCAATATATTCGGGTCATTATGTTGGAATTAAACCGCATTGCTAACCATTTACTGTGGTTAGGGCCCTTCTTAGCAGATGTGGGCGCACAAACTCCCTTTTTCTACATTTTCCGCGAACGGGAGATGATTTACGATCTCTGGGAAGCGGCCTCTGGAATGCGGTTAATTAATAATAATTATTTCCGTATTGGTGGGGTGGCCGTTGATTTACCCTACGGTTGGATTGATAAGTGTGAGGACTTCTGCGACCATTTTCTGCCGAAAGTGGATGAATATGAGAAGTTAATCACCAATAACCCGATCTTCCGTCGTCGTGTGGAAGGTATCGGAACAATTACCCGCGAAGAAGCGATTAACTGGGGACTCTCTGGCCCCATGTTACGAGGTTCTGGGGTGCAATGGGATTTACGCAAGGTCGATCATTATGAGTGTTATGATGATTTTGACTGGGACGTTCAATGGGAAACTGCAGGAGACTGTTTTGCCCGCTATATCGTCCGTATTCGGGAAATGCGCGAATCCGTGAAAATTCTTCGTCAAGCGTTAAAAGGTATTCCCGGCGGCCCCTATGAAAACCTGGAAGCAAAACGCATGATGGAAGGCAAAAAGTCTCAATGGAATGATTTTGAGTATCAATACATTGCCAAAAAAGTCGCCCCTACCTTTAAAATTCCTGCGGGTGAACATTATGTTCGCTTGGAAAGTGGCAAAGGTGAAATGGGGATCTTTATTGTGGGTAATGATGATGTCTTCCCCTGGCGTTGGAAAATTCGCGCCGCTGACTTCAATAATTTACAAATTCTGCCTCACCTCCTTAAAGGGATGAAGGTTGCTGATGTTATGGCAATTTTGGGCAGCATTGATGTCATTATGGGGTCAGTAGATCGTTAATTTGTTAGGATGTAGGGGCGAACAGCCGTTCGCCCCTACGGATATTTTTAAATAATTGTTTGCTTGTGAATGAGTGAAATCTCTCAAAACCTTGAATTACCGAGTCATGAAAGTGCGATCGCTTTAGCGGGAATAGCTGAAGAAAATCTTAAATTTCTCTCCCGTCATACGGGTGCTAATTTAGTGTTACGGGGTCAAGAATTACGCATTTATGGTCAGGAAAAACAGGTCGAACGGGCGGTTAAAATTGTGCGATCGCTGCAACCTTATTGGCAAGAAGCAAAATCGATTTCTCGTCCTGATTTAATGACGGCTCTTCAAGCATTAGATACGGGACGTATGGAAGAATATCAAGACTTACAAAATTTAACCTTAGCGCGGACTCGTCGCGGCGAATTAATTCGGGCTAAAACCTTTCGCCAAAAACAATATATTAAGGCTATTGAAACCCATGATGTTACTTTTTGTATTGGCCCAGCAGGAACAGGAAAAACCTTTTTAGCTGCGGTTTTAGCAGTGAAAGCTTTATTAAATGATGAATGTGAACGGCTTATTTTAACTCGTCCCGCAGTGGAAGCCGGGGAAAAGTTAGGCTTTTTACCCGGAGATTTACAAGAAAAAGTTAACCCGTTTTTACGGCCTTTATATGATGCGTTATATGAGTTTATTGATCCGCAAAAAATACCGGATTTAATGGAAAGAGGCAAAATAGAAGTGGCTCCTTTAGCTTATATGCGAGGACGGACTTTAACGAATGCGTTTGTCATTGTAGATGAGGCCCAAAATACTACTCCTGCACAGTTAAAAATGGTGTTGACACGGTTAGGGTTTGGCTCAAAAATGGTAGTTACAGGAGATATCACGCAAACCGATTTACCCCGTCATCAAGATTCAGGTTTAGTGGTGGCGAGAAATATCCTGAAATCAGTGGAAGGCATCGCTTTTTGTCAATTTTCTCAAGCAGATGTAGTTCGTCATCCTTTGGTACAAAGAATCGTGGAAGCTTATGAGAAATTTGAGAAGTAACTTGAGATGCTTACCAGCTTAGGGCATTATTATCTTGACAATGAGAGTTAAATATGGTAGGGTATCAAGGTTTATTTGAAAGGGCTGAATTGCGATGAATTCGTTAAGTTATTTTCTTAGTTCCCCGCGATTTATTGTCATTGGAGGACACAAATGTGGAACGAGTTCATTACATAGCTATTTTAAACAACATCCCGATATTTTGATGCCTAAAATCAAAGGACAGGATCTCTTAAATAAAGGTGATTTAGATATCGCAGATTATCAAAAATCCTATGAAATGATAACTAACCAAAAGATATTTGGAGAAGTTTCTAGTAATTATTTTCAGTCTCATAAAGCTTGTTCAGAGATTAAAAAATATTTTGCTCATATCAAACTCTTAATGATTTTACGCAATCCTGTTGACCGTGCTTTTTCCCATTTTAACATGATTTCTGCTGAGCAAAAACTTAATGTTCAGTTCACAGAAATTGATCAAAATCATGACAAATTTGGTGAGATCATCCGGTTAGGATTTTATTATGATAATTTAAAACAATACATAGATACTTTTGGAAAACATCAGTTAAAAGTATTTTTATTTGATAGTTTTATCAAAAATAAACAACAGTTTTTTGAAGAGGTTTTTCAATTCATTGAAGTCGATGACAAATTCTTACCTAATACCTCAGTCATTCTTCGTAAAGGGGGTGAAGTAAAAAACCGAGGCCTTAAAGAATTTATTTTATCAAATCCTATTTTACATAAAACTGCTTCCCTCCTCACTAAACCGTTTACCACTTCAGAACAAAGATATAACTTCTATAAAAAAATTGATAATGTTTTTATAGAAAAACCATCCCTAACAAATGAGGCTAGAGAGATTTTCATTAATATTTATCGTGAGGATATATTAAAAACTCAAGAACTCTTAGATATTAATTTATCTCATTATCTATAAAATGCTATTGTTAAGGCTCATATTTTTGCAAAACATCACTCTGTTTTAAATCTGATACAGTAGCATTTCCTGTACAAAATAAGGCAGTTTTGATCTCTGTTATTAATAAATTAACCAACTCATCTAACGCATCAGGAGACTCAGACGCAGCTTGTAAAAATCGAAAGGCTAGTCCCCCTAAATCTGCCCCTAAAGCGATCGCTTTGGCCACTTCTAACCCATTGCGAATCCCCCCAGATGCGATCAAAGGAATCTCAGGATATTGTTGACGAATTTGCACCAAACAATCAGCCGTCGGAATACCCCAATCAGCAAAAGTTTGTCCTAATCGCCGTTGTAAGGAATTCTGCGCCCTCTCACTCTCAACTTTTGCCCAAGAAGTTCCCCCTGCCCCCGCTACGTCAATGGCACTCACTCCCGCTTCAATTAGCTTCCTTGCCATTTTCCCAGAAATCCCATTGCCAACCTCTTTGACGATCACCGGAATAGGGAGTTTTGAGCATACTTTATCAATTTTGTCAAGTAATTTTTTAAAATTAGTGTCCCCTTGAGGTTGAATACATTCTTGCAGGGCATTAAGATGAAGGATCAGGGCATCTGCTTGCAACAGTTCAACAACACGGAAACATTCATCCAATCCATAGGTATAATTTAGTTGAACTGCCCCTAAATTCGCAAATAAGAGGATATCAGGAGCAACTGAGCGAACGGCAAAGGTATCTGCCACCTCTGGTTTTTCTACCGCTACCCGTTGGGAACCAACTCCCATCGCTAACCCGTAGGTTTGGGCCACCACAGCGAGACGATAATTAATGGTTTTAGCCAATTGTGTTCCCCCCGTCATCGAAGAAATTAACAAAGGGGCCCCTAAAGGTTTACCGAAGAAAGTAGTAGAAAGATCAATGTCAGTAAAATCCAACTCAGGTAAGCAGCAGTGGGTAAAACGATAACGATCAAACCCATTACCAAGTTGACGAAATTGGACATCTTCTTCCAGACAAATCCGCAAGTGATCGTCTTTGCGCGTCTGGGTGTTACTCATATTATTGATTTGTGATTCAGTTATCACTTATCAGTTATAACACTATTAAAGATAAAAATTAAATCGATAGACAAGGAAATTTAATTATGAGTTTATTTGGTAGCGATCGCTTTTTAGTCCCCATTGATTTTTCCGCAGTTTCCTGGCAAGCTTTGGATGAAACTCTGAATTTTAGTCAAGACCCCAACAAAATCACGGTTATTCATGTTTTAGCTCCTCTATTAGCCGTTGAACCTTCGGTTATTTGGGAAACCTTAGACGATGAAACCCGTAAAAAAAATGTTGAAAATGCTTTCCATGAGCGTTACCCTAAATCTTTGATTGAAAACCTGAAATTTGAAGTCAAAATTGGCGATCCCAGTGCAGAAATTGTAGATTATGCCAAGGAACATAACATTGATTTAATCGTCATTGCTTCCCATGGACGCAGCGGATTACATCGTTTTCTGTTAGGTTCAGTCGCAGAACGAGTCGTTCGTTTTGCAGAATGTCCGGTTTTAGTTTGGCGGCCCTAATCTGGAATTCAATTAATAACTATTAATTTATACTAAAGATTAACTAAAAGTGCTACTTGTTACAGATTTTAGCAGAAGTAATCGATGATACTTAATGGTTAACTTTAAATTAATTGTTAAATGAAACCTAAAATTATTGTCTGTGGACTGGGACGAACTGGCTATAAAATCTTTCGCTTATTAAGACAACAAGGGGCCTCTGTCGTGGGGATTAGCGATCGCTTGATTCCTGGAGAGCATTCTGAGAGTATTATCATTGGAGAGGTGCGCTCGCCAGCAACTTTAGCCAAAGCTGGTATTCATCACGCTCAAACCCTGGTTTTAACAAGTAATGATGATGCGGTTAACCTCGCTATCCTGACCCAAGCCAGAATTATTAATCCTCAAATTCGCATCATTAATCGCCTATTTAATCATACTTTAGGGGAACGATTAGATCAAACCCTTCCTAACCACGTTACCATGAGTGTCGCTGCTTTAGCTGCCCCAATCTTTTCCTTTGCTGCGTTAGGAAGTAAGGCGATCGGTCAATTACAATTGTTTAATCAAACTTGGCCCCTTCAAGAAGTAATTATCGCTGAAAATCATCCTTGGTTGGGGTTAAATTTAGGAGAACTATGGGAAAGTTCTGATCGAATGTTAATTTATTATTTGCCGGCCCAAGGAGAATTAGATTTAATCTCAGCCGTATTACAACAAAAATCCCTACAATTAGGAGATCATTTAATTATTGGCACTAAACCCACCATGCGAGCTAAACGTCGCTTTTGGTGGCAAAAAATTTCCAAAGCGATCGCAAATTTAGGTCGTTATCGTCCCTATCTTACGCCAGTTATTCTCGTCACTCTTTGCCTATTGATGATGATTTTTGCGGCAACGTTAACCTATGTCGCAGTTAATTATAATACGTCTGTTGTGGATGCTTTATACTTTTCTGTGGGCATGATTACGGGGGCCGGAGGACAGGAACAAGTGGCAGAAAAAGCCCCTGCTAGTATTAAAATTTTTACGGCAATTATGATGATTGTTGGAGCAGGAGTCATCGGGGTTTGTTATGCCTTGCTCAATGATTTTATTTTAGGGAGTCGTTTAAAACAATTTTGGGATGTAGCAAGAGTTCCCACCCGACACCATTATATTGTCTGTGGGTTGGGGGGTATTGGTATTCAAATTGTGCGGCTACTTCATAATCAAGGCCATGAAGTCGTTGTCATTGAATCTGACCCTAATAATCGATTTTTACATACGGCCCGTTCTTTGGGGGTTCCTGTCATTGTTGAAGATGCCCGTGTGGCTCAAACCTTAACCACTGCCAATATTGAAAAAGCTGAGGCGGTTTTAGTTGTTACTAGCAATGACATGATTAATGTAGAGGTCGGGTTGACAGCTAAAGCGATCACTCCTAATCTGGCGATTATTTTACGGGCCCAAGATCCTCAATTTGCTCAGTCTGTACAAGAAGTGTTTGAGTTTGAGACGGTTTTATGTCCGGCTGAGTTGGCAACTCCTTCTTTTGCGGCTGCGGCTTTAGGGGGTAAAATTTTAGGCAATGGTATGACGGATGATTTATTATGGGTGGCTTTAGCCACATTAATCACGCCGAAACATTCTTTTTGTGGTAAAACTGTGAAAGAAGCGGCCATGAATGCAGATTTTGTGCCTTTATATTTAGAAAGAACTTCTTTCACCATTCATAGTTGGCAATTGTTAGAAACATCTTTACAACCTGGGGATGTTTTATATTTAACTATGCCGGCCAATGAGTTAGAACAATTATGGCGGGTTCCTACTTCAGAATTTAGATTTAATGAAACTTCGATGATTTGAATATTATCAACTCTAATAAGGTGAGATAACCTATCATGCTAAACGACGATAGAGTTCAGCATTCTTTTTGAGTACATAGTTTGCTGCCTCAGTACAGTCTTTCTTCGGAGAATTCAACCAATCTTCTATACTCGAACTTAATAAATCTTCAGGGGAGATCTGATTTTCCTGAGCTAATTTTTGTAACCTTTGAAGTTGTTCATCTGGAATATTAGCCTTAATGGAAGCCATTAATTATCTCCTCTCATACGCTTCATATTTGATTTTCAACTCAATACAGTTAATAGAGAATCCATGTTAATTCTTTTTTGGGAATCGTTATAAGATACACTATGCTATCTTAACACATTAGACTAGAGCAAAACTTAGACAAGATGAATTTGATAGTTTTTCTAAAAATATTTTCTAATTAAAAATAGAGAATGCTCTTAATTATATGACAACTCAATTACCAGAAAGCTTAACAGATATCAAATCTTCTCTTTATGAACAGGATTATTGTTTATGGATAGAAACAACTATCAATCATTTACAAAATGGCCAGTTAACTGAAATTGATCTCAGCAATTTAATAGATTGACAAAATACCTGAACTGTGAATCTGTTTGATCTCAAAAGTTTTGAGGGAGGTAATTATTCATTATTAATTGGTGAATTACCCCAATAAATTCAATTTATTTTCAAGCAAATCATGACTGTTTTAATCGATATACAAAGACTTTTCGTAATTCTTCAGCCCCTAATAACAATAAAGGACAAGTCAACAACATTAACCATTGCCAAGGCAATAAAGGCGCAGTGCTAAAAATCTTTTGTAGGGGAGTAATATAAATAATTGAAAGGATTAATAACCATTCTATGGCAATGCCTAACCAAATTAAACGATTACTAAAAAACCCCAATCTAAAAATAGAAACTCGTTCCGAACGACAGGCAAAAACATTACCATCTTGACAGGCAACGATCGCGGCCAATGTTGCCGTTGTCGCTTGAGCATAAAGAGCCATAGTTGCAGCATCGGCCGAATGGGATAAAATAGCGGGGCTGAGGGCTTGTAATTCCCTGAAACCATAACCATGACTCCACCAAACCACAAAAAAGGCTGTCATTCCAATTATTGCCTCAATTACACCCAAAAATCCGTAAGCGCGAGCCAATAAAGCCCCATCTAACAAAGACTTTTTAGGAGAACGGGGGGGTTGATCCATTGTACCTGCTTCTGGCAGTTCTGCCCCTAAAGCCAAGGCAGGAATCATATCTGTTCCTAAATCAATCGCCAGAATTTGTAAAATCACCAAAGCAGGGGGAATTTTGAAGGCAACCATCGCAAAAAATGGCACAATTTCCGCCATATTAGATGACAGTATATAGGTCATAAACTTGCGAATATTTTGATAAACGGCCCGTCCTTGTTCCACCGCACTAACGATTGTGGCAAAATTGTCATCTAACAACACAATATCAGCCGCTTCTCGGGCCACATCAGTGCCACTTAAACCCATCGCAATACCAATATTAGCAGCTCGTAACGCTGGGGCATCATTCACCCCATCTCCCGTCACTGCAACCACATGACCCAAATCTTTATAAGCTTGAACAATGCGTAATTTTTGCTCAGGCATCATGCGAGCAAATAGCAGTCCGTTTCTCAGGTGTAAAATTTGACGTAATTGGGCATCAGAGAGGTGTCCTAACCCTTCTCCTGTGACAATTCTTGCTTTACCTGTAATTAGCCCAATGCGAAGGGCGATCGCTTCTGCTGTGACCCCATAATCTCCTGTTACCATTGTCACCTTAATGCCCGCCTGATGACAACGGGCCAGTGCTTCTGTTACTTCGGGACGCGGGGGGTCAAACATGGCCACTAAGCCCAAAAAGATGAGATTTTGCTCTAATTCCTGAGGATCTTCCGTTAATAGTTCTTCTCCTCCCTTACGGGTAGCGACTCCTAACACCCGATAACCTTGACTGGCCAAATGATCGTTAGCTGTCCGAATTTCCGCTTTTTGGTCTTCATTCATGGGCAATAACTGACCATCTTTTAATAGGTGAGGACAACGCCCAATTACTTCCAGGGGCGAACCTTTAGTAAAGCTTAAATAAGGAAAGTCATTGGGCCAAATTTGGACTAACTGCCAGTCTAAGACAACTGTCATTAAGCGTCGTCGGGAGTCAAAGGGAATTTCTCGCTGTCGGGGGGCCTGTTGGTGTAATTCCTCTAAATTTAAGCCCCCTTTCAGTGCCACTACTAATAAGGCGGCCTCTGTCGGATCACCAATTTCTTGCCAATAACTAGGCCCGGCCGGATGAATTAATCTGGCATTGGAACATAAAGCCGCACCGGCCAATAATAAGTTAACCTGCCAATTAGCGGTTAAATGGGGCGGTATTTTAACCTCTCCCGTGGGGTCATAGCCTACCCCTGTGACGGCTATTTCTTGTCCTGAAGCCCATAATGCGCGAACAGTCATCTCATTTTTGGTCAGGGTTCCGGTTTTATCGGTACAGATAACGGTTGTCGCACTTAAAGTCTCAACAGCAGAGAGACGACGCACCAGGGCATTAGCTTTAGCCATGCGTTTTACCCCAATGGCCAGGGCTAGGGTGACAGTGGGTAACAGTCCTTCCGGGACAAAGGCGACGATAATACCAATGGCAAAAATAAAGCTTTCTTTGGTTTCCATGCCCACTAACCAATGAGTCAGCAAAAAAACCAAAGTTCCCATACTCAGGGCTAAGGCGGTGATCAGCCGAACAATGCGAGTAATTTGAACTTCTAGGGTGCTTGTTTCTCGTTTCACCTGGGTGGTAAGGTGGGCCACATGACCAAATTCTGTGCGTGAGGCAGTGGCATAAACGACGGCTATACCCCTCCCCGCAGCTACGGTAGAACCTGTTAAGACTAAGTTGGGAACATCGGACGGCCGGAGGTTTTCTGTTAAGATAGGCTCGGTATATCTGGCAATGGGTAAAGATTCTCCGGTTAAGATGGAAACATCGAGATAAAGACTTTGAGCCGAGACTAAACGAGCATCAGCCGAAATGCGATCGCCTTCTTCGAGTTGTATCACGTCCCCTGTAACTAATTCCCTGGCATTGATGACTTGCAGGGTTTCGTCTCGGTAAACTTTGACTTGGGAGGGTAAGACCTTTTTTAAGGCGGTTAAAGCCCGTTCTGCTTGATATTCTTGTACAAAACTAAAGATAGCGTTGATCCAAATAACAGCCCAAATAGCCCAACCTAATTGGGGAGTCTGGGAAATAAAGGCTAAAATACCCGCTACCCACAGCAGTAGGGCCATAAAATGGATTAATTGATCAATAAAACGCAATAATAAGGGACGATGGGGAGGTTCGGGCAGTTCATTG harbors:
- a CDS encoding sulfotransferase domain-containing protein, which gives rise to MNSLSYFLSSPRFIVIGGHKCGTSSLHSYFKQHPDILMPKIKGQDLLNKGDLDIADYQKSYEMITNQKIFGEVSSNYFQSHKACSEIKKYFAHIKLLMILRNPVDRAFSHFNMISAEQKLNVQFTEIDQNHDKFGEIIRLGFYYDNLKQYIDTFGKHQLKVFLFDSFIKNKQQFFEEVFQFIEVDDKFLPNTSVILRKGGEVKNRGLKEFILSNPILHKTASLLTKPFTTSEQRYNFYKKIDNVFIEKPSLTNEAREIFINIYREDILKTQELLDINLSHYL
- a CDS encoding PhoH family protein, coding for MSEISQNLELPSHESAIALAGIAEENLKFLSRHTGANLVLRGQELRIYGQEKQVERAVKIVRSLQPYWQEAKSISRPDLMTALQALDTGRMEEYQDLQNLTLARTRRGELIRAKTFRQKQYIKAIETHDVTFCIGPAGTGKTFLAAVLAVKALLNDECERLILTRPAVEAGEKLGFLPGDLQEKVNPFLRPLYDALYEFIDPQKIPDLMERGKIEVAPLAYMRGRTLTNAFVIVDEAQNTTPAQLKMVLTRLGFGSKMVVTGDITQTDLPRHQDSGLVVARNILKSVEGIAFCQFSQADVVRHPLVQRIVEAYEKFEK
- a CDS encoding DUF29 family protein yields the protein MTTQLPESLTDIKSSLYEQDYCLWIETTINHLQNGQLTEIDLSNLID
- a CDS encoding DNA-binding protein, with product MASIKANIPDEQLQRLQKLAQENQISPEDLLSSSIEDWLNSPKKDCTEAANYVLKKNAELYRRLA
- a CDS encoding universal stress protein, with translation MSLFGSDRFLVPIDFSAVSWQALDETLNFSQDPNKITVIHVLAPLLAVEPSVIWETLDDETRKKNVENAFHERYPKSLIENLKFEVKIGDPSAEIVDYAKEHNIDLIVIASHGRSGLHRFLLGSVAERVVRFAECPVLVWRP
- a CDS encoding potassium channel family protein, whose translation is MKPKIIVCGLGRTGYKIFRLLRQQGASVVGISDRLIPGEHSESIIIGEVRSPATLAKAGIHHAQTLVLTSNDDAVNLAILTQARIINPQIRIINRLFNHTLGERLDQTLPNHVTMSVAALAAPIFSFAALGSKAIGQLQLFNQTWPLQEVIIAENHPWLGLNLGELWESSDRMLIYYLPAQGELDLISAVLQQKSLQLGDHLIIGTKPTMRAKRRFWWQKISKAIANLGRYRPYLTPVILVTLCLLMMIFAATLTYVAVNYNTSVVDALYFSVGMITGAGGQEQVAEKAPASIKIFTAIMMIVGAGVIGVCYALLNDFILGSRLKQFWDVARVPTRHHYIVCGLGGIGIQIVRLLHNQGHEVVVIESDPNNRFLHTARSLGVPVIVEDARVAQTLTTANIEKAEAVLVVTSNDMINVEVGLTAKAITPNLAIILRAQDPQFAQSVQEVFEFETVLCPAELATPSFAAAALGGKILGNGMTDDLLWVALATLITPKHSFCGKTVKEAAMNADFVPLYLERTSFTIHSWQLLETSLQPGDVLYLTMPANELEQLWRVPTSEFRFNETSMI
- the fni gene encoding type 2 isopentenyl-diphosphate Delta-isomerase — its product is MSNTQTRKDDHLRICLEEDVQFRQLGNGFDRYRFTHCCLPELDFTDIDLSTTFFGKPLGAPLLISSMTGGTQLAKTINYRLAVVAQTYGLAMGVGSQRVAVEKPEVADTFAVRSVAPDILLFANLGAVQLNYTYGLDECFRVVELLQADALILHLNALQECIQPQGDTNFKKLLDKIDKVCSKLPIPVIVKEVGNGISGKMARKLIEAGVSAIDVAGAGGTSWAKVESERAQNSLQRRLGQTFADWGIPTADCLVQIRQQYPEIPLIASGGIRNGLEVAKAIALGADLGGLAFRFLQAASESPDALDELVNLLITEIKTALFCTGNATVSDLKQSDVLQKYEP